A part of Pseudomonadota bacterium genomic DNA contains:
- a CDS encoding threonine--tRNA ligase: protein MMIRVELPDGSERELPPGASGAVLAERLGAGIARAAVAIEVDGCEVRDLALPLRDGERVRVLTKDDPQALAVLRHSAAHVMADAILRIFPAAQLTIGPVVEDGFYYDIYLPQQKITPADFSRIENEMRVIAKAKHEFVRCVSSHAQASEHYARYRAIDGGHNAFKQELVAGIKERGEELSFYRHGDFIDLCRGPHVPHTGWLKFVKLTKVAGAYWRGDPRKPQLQRVYGTAFFDKKELKEYLRLLEEAKKRDHRVLGKKLDLFSFHEDAPGLPFFHAKGAQLFDQLTGYMRAQLRRRGYIEVKTPLVLSEQLWHTSGHYANYMENMFFTKLKLRDEDDPAKIHDNVCEDRPMAVKPMNCPGHLLIYKTRLRSYNEFPLRIA from the coding sequence ATGATGATTCGAGTCGAGCTTCCCGATGGAAGCGAGCGCGAGCTGCCACCCGGGGCGAGCGGAGCCGTACTGGCCGAGCGGCTGGGAGCGGGGATCGCCAGGGCGGCCGTCGCGATCGAGGTAGATGGATGCGAGGTGCGCGACCTTGCGCTGCCGCTGCGAGACGGGGAGCGGGTTCGGGTATTGACCAAGGACGATCCGCAGGCGCTTGCAGTCTTGCGTCACTCGGCTGCGCACGTAATGGCCGATGCCATCCTGCGCATCTTCCCCGCGGCCCAGCTGACGATCGGTCCAGTCGTCGAGGATGGGTTCTACTACGACATCTACCTGCCTCAGCAGAAGATCACGCCTGCCGATTTTTCGCGCATCGAGAACGAAATGAGGGTGATCGCGAAGGCGAAGCACGAGTTTGTACGCTGTGTCTCCAGCCACGCGCAGGCCAGCGAGCACTACGCTCGCTACCGGGCGATCGACGGCGGCCACAACGCCTTCAAGCAAGAGCTCGTGGCGGGTATCAAGGAGCGTGGCGAAGAGCTCTCGTTCTATCGGCACGGTGACTTCATCGATCTTTGTCGTGGACCCCACGTTCCTCACACCGGGTGGTTGAAGTTTGTGAAGCTGACGAAAGTCGCGGGCGCCTACTGGCGCGGCGACCCGCGCAAGCCGCAGCTGCAGCGCGTCTACGGTACGGCCTTTTTCGACAAGAAGGAGCTAAAGGAGTATCTGCGGCTGCTGGAGGAGGCGAAGAAGCGCGACCACCGCGTGCTCGGCAAAAAGCTCGACCTGTTCAGCTTCCATGAGGACGCCCCTGGGCTTCCCTTTTTCCACGCCAAAGGCGCGCAGCTGTTCGACCAGCTAACCGGTTACATGCGGGCCCAATTGCGCCGGCGCGGTTACATCGAGGTCAAGACCCCCCTCGTGCTGTCCGAGCAGCTTTGGCACACATCGGGACACTACGCGAACTACATGGAGAACATGTTCTTCACCAAGCTCAAGCTGCGCGACGAGGATGACCCCGCGAAGATTCACGACAATGTATGCGAGGACCGGCCGATGGCGGTCAAACCCATGAACTGCCCAGGTCACTTGCTCATCTACAAGACTCGTTTGCGGTCTTACAACGAGTTTCCGTTGAGAATCGCGGA